A window of Bdellovibrionota bacterium genomic DNA:
ATCAAGTTGCGGCCGTCGACCGACGATCACGACTTTGATTTCAAGGTGAAGCACATCATCCGGTTTCTGGAGGAAGGGAATAAAGCGAAGGTCACGATTAAGTTTAAAGGGCGCGAGCTGGTTCACAGCGAACTGGGGAGAGTGATGCTGAATCGCATCGTCACAGTTCTGGGGACCAAGGCGGCGATCGAACAACCGGCGAAATTGGAAGGCCGGAACATGTCGATGGTTGTGGCGCCCAAGGCGAAGTAAAGGAACGAAAGAAATGCCGAAGTTAAAAACAAAACAGGGTGTTGCGAAGCGGTTTCGTGTGACGAAATCGGGGAAGATCAAGCACAAGAAATCAAATCTGCGCCACATTCTCACGACGAAAGGGCCGAAACGGAAACGGCATCTCCGCGGAATGGGACAGGTCGCCGCCGCCGATGAAAAACGAATTCAGCTGTTTCTGCCGTACGGCCACCGAGGTTAAACGTCTGGAGGTAAGCCATGGCTCGAGTCAAAAGAGGTCCGAAAGCCCGCCGCCGAAGAAAGCGGGTCATGAATATGGCCGAGGGGTACTACGGCCGGAAAAAGAATTGCTTCACGATTGCGACCATGGCGGTCGATCACGCGCTCCAATATGCGTACGTCGGACGTCGCCAACGCAAACGAAATTTCCGGGCGCTCTGGATCCAGCGGATTAACGCTGCCGCCCGAGCTTGCGGAACGACGTACAGCAA
This region includes:
- the rplT gene encoding 50S ribosomal protein L20 — protein: MARVKRGPKARRRRKRVMNMAEGYYGRKKNCFTIATMAVDHALQYAYVGRRQRKRNFRALWIQRINAAARACGTTYSKLVPLLKKAEIEIDRKILANLAVTNPKAFAAIVEKAKAVEPVS
- the infC gene encoding translation initiation factor IF-3 — its product is MRVNRMIRVPRVRVIDSEGKQLGILETPEALRIAQDQYRSDLIEISPTADPPVCKIMDYGKYKYQLKKKTQEAKKNQNVILVKEIKLRPSTDDHDFDFKVKHIIRFLEEGNKAKVTIKFKGRELVHSELGRVMLNRIVTVLGTKAAIEQPAKLEGRNMSMVVAPKAK
- the rpmI gene encoding 50S ribosomal protein L35 translates to MPKLKTKQGVAKRFRVTKSGKIKHKKSNLRHILTTKGPKRKRHLRGMGQVAAADEKRIQLFLPYGHRG